TTAAACCAAATAGGCATGATGGACGCAACCTCTATACTGCAGACAAGCGCGAATAAATTTAAACATATGTTTTAAATTAAGCATGCGAGTATAAATTTAAAGTACGAGATATTCACGTTAATTCTGAGGTGAAAAAAATCGGCCTTATAGGCCGACTGAAGGGGAAGTGCATTAGCACACTTTTACAAACATACCGTAGGTCAGTTGGCAGTGGCTGCCACCGAGTATTGGGTAATTTAGGCTGAAAACTGGATGCGCTTAGCCACCGCTTTTTTCATCTCACTTAAGTCAGCACCTTTGTCACCAACAATCATAATATTCGCGCGCTCTAACTTTATGCTTTCACCGTGATATTGCTTATCAGCGAATTCGTTGGGCACACTCACATCGCCGCGCTCTGGCACAACAAACACTGACATTTTTCCTTGCGGAGTATCAACAATAAGATGAAGGCTTCTAACCGTGCTCAAGTGGCAGTAATTGGCCACTTCAACGCCATCCAGCATTTCGTTAAAACTCGCTCCGAAGCTTGCTAGTTTCGCGTTAACCATATTGAGATCTACTGGTAAAAGCGAATGCGCATGCTCCATTTCAGCGTACTGCATGTGCGCTAGCGCCTGACCACCAATGCTAAGAGGCTGGTGATACCACATGGTTAAGCCGATACCCACAGAAAATGCCACTGAGGCTGCCATGGCCAAATACCAACGGCTTCTGCGCTTGTATCGTGTAAATTCATCGGCTGACTGTTGCCAAATTAACTTACTCGCTAAATCTTCAGGAACATCAACTTTCAATGCTTGTTTAAGCTGTTTGTCTAACTGCTTTTGTTCATTCCAGAAACTGCGCTTACTTTCGTCTGCCTTCGCCGCTTCTACAACATCACTGTCAGTCGTTTCTGGATCGGCGTAAATTCTTCGCCTAAATTCTAACTCATCCATTTATACGACCTCTCTGTTCATTCTGCTTC
The DNA window shown above is from Alteromonas sp. KC3 and carries:
- a CDS encoding DUF3379 family protein, which produces MDELEFRRRIYADPETTDSDVVEAAKADESKRSFWNEQKQLDKQLKQALKVDVPEDLASKLIWQQSADEFTRYKRRSRWYLAMAASVAFSVGIGLTMWYHQPLSIGGQALAHMQYAEMEHAHSLLPVDLNMVNAKLASFGASFNEMLDGVEVANYCHLSTVRSLHLIVDTPQGKMSVFVVPERGDVSVPNEFADKQYHGESIKLERANIMIVGDKGADLSEMKKAVAKRIQFSA